The DNA region AGGCACTCGAAGAACTCAAGGATGCCGCCGAAGGCGATGACAACCTAATGCCTTACATAATAGACGCGGTCAAGGCGTACGCCACGGTTGGGGAGATAGCTGACGCACTCAGGGACGTCTTCGGAGAGTACAGAGTGGGGGCTGATTACTGATGTCGGTCGAGTTCGACCACGTAGGGATCGCGGTAGAGGACGCCGACGAGGCACTCAAGACCTACCGCGACGTAATCGGCATGGAGTTCGACTACGAGGAGGAGTTCGGAGGCATGCGTGTCATCTTCCTCGAAGCCGGCGAGGGCGAGTTCGAACTACTCGAACCACTCGATGACGACGGTGCGGTTGCGCGACACTTAGAGAAGAGGGGCGAGGGAATACAGCACGTCGCAGTAAAGGTCGACTCGATAGAAGACGAGTTAGAACGTCTCGAAGACCTCGGAATACGTCTCATAGACGACGAGCCGCGTCCGGGTGCTGGCGGTAAACAGGTTGCTTTCCTCCATCCCGGGGACACCCACGGAGTCCTCTTAGAGCTCTGCGAGTACTAGTTATCGCCGTCTACGCCGTTTTCTCGAAGTATAAATCAGTACATTTATACTACTATGATTGTAAAAACACACGTTAAGCCGTGCATATGAGACCGAATAACACACCTTGGGAGAGGGTGATAAGATGGGAGTAAAGAGACGTGACTTCATGACGATGGCTGCGGCTACCGCTGCGGGCGCAGGTGCCACGGCGGCGGGTGTATCGCGCGAGGCGTCGGCACAGGACGGCGCGACACAGGTCGGAATGCACAGCGAAGGGACGACCTACTACTTCGATCCGATAGGACTCCACGTAGAACAGGGAGACACCGTCGAGTTCGCCATAGAGAGCGGTGCCCACTCGTCAACGGCTTATAAGAAGGGCAACGGCGGAGCGCAGGAGACGAGGATACCTGAGGGAGCTAAGGCATGGGACTCAGGGACTATTAGCGGACAGGGATCGACATTCAAACACACATTCAAGACGCCGGGAACCTACGACTACTTCTGCATACCACACAAGTCGCTAGGTATGGTCGGAAGGATAGTCGTCGGCGAGCCCGGTGGTCCCGCCGAGGG from Candidatus Afararchaeum irisae includes:
- a CDS encoding plastocyanin/azurin family copper-binding protein; translation: MGVKRRDFMTMAAATAAGAGATAAGVSREASAQDGATQVGMHSEGTTYYFDPIGLHVEQGDTVEFAIESGAHSSTAYKKGNGGAQETRIPEGAKAWDSGTISGQGSTFKHTFKTPGTYDYFCIPHKSLGMVGRIVVGEPGGPAEGSMPPDGDVPESQTIVDQGSVSFSQFSGGGDGGGGGGGGSGSGGGGGGGEGGVALHELGVPYQAHFVGLGAIFAVLTSVVYSFFFLKYADSPEHTDQRDR
- the mce gene encoding methylmalonyl-CoA epimerase → MSVEFDHVGIAVEDADEALKTYRDVIGMEFDYEEEFGGMRVIFLEAGEGEFELLEPLDDDGAVARHLEKRGEGIQHVAVKVDSIEDELERLEDLGIRLIDDEPRPGAGGKQVAFLHPGDTHGVLLELCEY